The Halogranum gelatinilyticum genome contains a region encoding:
- a CDS encoding DUF7346 family protein, giving the protein MRTVRDDTGKRYLLVKQSSDSSRVRDPDTGEERYLDNAELAVVDGESPLETVAGGIPASVRRVMTAVPNDRALGLLIDLVDRGPVPVVDLLGSYDLCESDLHGLLTEFRAAGLVEEVRVYGERGYGATDLAKEGVGELRD; this is encoded by the coding sequence ATGCGAACGGTCCGCGACGACACCGGCAAACGCTACCTCCTCGTCAAACAGTCGAGCGACAGCAGTCGCGTCCGCGACCCCGACACGGGAGAGGAACGCTACCTCGACAACGCCGAGCTGGCGGTCGTCGACGGGGAGTCGCCGCTGGAGACGGTCGCCGGAGGGATTCCGGCGTCGGTCCGACGCGTCATGACCGCCGTCCCGAACGACCGCGCGCTCGGCTTGCTCATCGACCTCGTCGACCGCGGGCCGGTCCCGGTCGTCGACCTGCTCGGCTCCTACGACCTCTGTGAGTCGGACCTCCACGGCCTGCTCACCGAGTTCCGGGCGGCTGGGCTGGTCGAAGAAGTGCGAGTCTACGGCGAACGCGGCTACGGCGCGACCGACCTCGCAAAAGAGGGCGTCGGCGAACTGCGCGACTGA
- the rad50 gene encoding DNA double-strand break repair ATPase Rad50, translating to MRFERVRLQNFKPYADADLQLNDGVTVIHGLNGSGKSSLLEACFFALYGAKALDETLDDVITNGEEEAEIELWFVHDGGSYHIERRLRSSGERTTTAKCVLEGPDVTVDGARDVRRFVTDLLRMDAEAFVNCAYVRQGEVNKLINATPSQRQDMIDDLLQLGKLEDYRERAGQARLGVEDILATKRGALDELDAQIEERESQNLHEKLNQLESQLNDLDSRVENYEAQKRKAEESRDEAQAVLDSHEEKRERLDALDEEIAELENKIGETEQEREELRDRLRETRETKDELEETVSTLLAETTLDAATDEAIDARRAELDERESTLSESVNEAKMEAQQLETQSTNLGNNADELQSRAEEKRERASRLESEVETATEELETRRETLEEMAEEIADLEARFEESDVDVAFGDASETLAELREERSSLRDDMEDVRTELSTVRNRVEEAERLLDEGKCPECGQPVEDSPHVDTLDEDRARVESLEADLAELQAEREERDAAIEEAESLVEAESEVESLRSRRESIGQLVDQKADSVAEKREEAETLREEADELSTRAENAREIAEEKAAEAAETRETVETHEEKLETVEARQERLDRLTDLRERIEETESTAERLREKRASLDDLNDERRGHLADKREQRDDLRAEVDEEQVESARTRKQKAVDYLEQVEDELERLAEKRDDLQSKRGGVQNAIEGLERLREQREAAAERVAALESLHDETEELEGLYGDLRADLRQRNVETLERMLNETFDLVYGNDAYSTIRLDGEYELTVFQKDGQALDPEQLSGGERALFNLSLRCAIYRLLAEGIDGTAPLPPLILDEPTVFLDSGHVSRLVDLVEEMRSLGVRQIIIVSHDDELVGAADELVTVEKNSTTNRSSVRREDAASLAAAETLANDD from the coding sequence ATGAGGTTCGAGCGCGTCCGCCTGCAGAACTTCAAGCCCTACGCCGACGCCGACCTCCAGTTGAACGACGGCGTGACCGTCATCCACGGGCTGAACGGCAGCGGCAAGTCCTCGCTCCTCGAAGCCTGCTTCTTCGCGCTCTACGGCGCGAAGGCACTGGACGAGACGCTCGACGACGTCATCACCAACGGCGAGGAAGAGGCCGAGATCGAACTCTGGTTCGTCCACGACGGCGGCTCGTACCACATCGAGCGTCGCCTGCGCTCGTCGGGTGAGCGGACGACGACCGCGAAGTGCGTGCTCGAAGGCCCGGACGTGACGGTCGACGGCGCGCGCGACGTGCGGCGGTTCGTCACCGACCTCCTGCGGATGGATGCCGAGGCGTTCGTCAACTGTGCCTACGTCCGACAGGGCGAGGTGAACAAGCTCATCAACGCGACGCCGAGCCAGCGACAGGACATGATCGACGACCTGCTCCAACTCGGCAAGCTGGAGGACTACCGCGAGCGGGCGGGACAGGCCCGGCTCGGTGTGGAGGACATCCTCGCCACCAAGCGCGGCGCGCTCGACGAACTCGATGCCCAGATCGAGGAGCGAGAGTCCCAGAACCTCCACGAGAAGCTCAATCAGTTGGAGAGCCAGCTCAACGACCTCGATTCGAGGGTCGAGAACTACGAGGCCCAAAAGCGGAAGGCCGAGGAGAGCCGCGACGAGGCACAGGCCGTCCTCGACAGCCACGAGGAGAAGCGCGAACGACTCGACGCGCTCGACGAGGAGATTGCGGAGTTAGAGAACAAGATCGGCGAGACCGAACAGGAGCGAGAGGAGCTCCGCGACCGGCTCCGCGAAACCCGCGAGACGAAAGACGAACTGGAGGAGACGGTCTCGACGCTGCTCGCGGAGACGACGCTTGACGCCGCCACCGACGAGGCCATCGACGCTCGCCGCGCCGAACTCGACGAGCGCGAATCCACGCTCTCGGAGTCGGTGAACGAGGCGAAGATGGAGGCACAGCAGTTGGAGACCCAGTCGACGAACCTCGGGAACAACGCCGACGAGTTGCAGTCGCGCGCCGAGGAGAAACGCGAGCGGGCCAGCCGTCTCGAAAGCGAGGTCGAGACTGCGACCGAGGAACTCGAAACTCGCCGCGAGACGCTCGAAGAGATGGCCGAGGAGATCGCCGACCTCGAAGCGCGGTTCGAGGAGAGCGACGTCGACGTCGCGTTCGGCGACGCGTCCGAGACACTCGCCGAGTTGCGCGAGGAGCGGTCGTCGCTTCGGGACGATATGGAAGACGTCCGGACCGAGCTGTCGACCGTCCGCAATCGCGTCGAGGAGGCCGAGCGGTTGCTCGACGAAGGCAAATGCCCCGAGTGCGGCCAGCCCGTCGAGGACTCGCCGCACGTCGACACGCTCGACGAGGACCGCGCGCGTGTCGAGTCGCTGGAAGCCGACCTCGCGGAGCTGCAGGCCGAGCGCGAGGAACGTGACGCCGCCATCGAGGAAGCCGAATCGCTGGTCGAGGCCGAGTCGGAGGTCGAGTCCCTGCGGTCGCGACGCGAGAGTATCGGACAACTCGTCGACCAGAAGGCAGACTCGGTCGCCGAGAAACGCGAGGAGGCCGAAACGCTCCGCGAGGAGGCCGACGAGCTGTCGACGCGGGCGGAGAACGCCCGTGAAATCGCCGAAGAGAAAGCCGCCGAGGCCGCCGAGACGAGAGAGACCGTCGAGACCCACGAGGAGAAACTGGAGACGGTCGAGGCACGGCAGGAGCGGCTCGACCGCCTGACCGACCTCCGAGAGCGTATCGAGGAGACGGAGTCGACGGCCGAGCGACTGCGCGAGAAGCGCGCCAGCCTCGACGACCTCAACGACGAGCGGCGGGGCCATCTCGCGGACAAGCGTGAGCAACGCGACGACCTCCGCGCCGAGGTCGACGAGGAACAGGTCGAGTCCGCACGCACACGGAAGCAGAAGGCCGTGGACTACCTCGAACAGGTCGAAGACGAACTCGAACGGCTCGCCGAGAAGCGTGACGACCTCCAGAGCAAGCGTGGCGGCGTCCAGAACGCCATCGAGGGGTTAGAACGGCTCCGTGAGCAACGCGAGGCCGCCGCCGAGCGTGTCGCCGCGCTCGAATCGCTCCACGACGAGACCGAGGAGCTGGAGGGGCTGTACGGCGACCTGCGGGCGGACCTCCGCCAGCGCAACGTCGAGACGCTCGAACGGATGCTCAATGAGACCTTCGACCTCGTCTACGGCAACGATGCCTACTCCACCATCCGACTCGACGGCGAGTACGAACTCACTGTCTTCCAGAAAGACGGGCAGGCACTCGACCCCGAGCAGCTCTCGGGTGGCGAGCGCGCACTGTTCAATCTGAGCCTCCGGTGTGCCATCTACCGGCTGCTCGCCGAGGGCATCGACGGGACCGCGCCGCTCCCGCCGCTCATCCTCGACGAGCCGACCGTCTTCCTCGACTCGGGACACGTCTCGCGGCTCGTCGACCTCGTCGAGGAGATGCGGAGCCTCGGGGTGCGACAGATCATCATCGTCAGCCACGACGACGAACTCGTCGGCGCGGCGGACGAACTCGTCACGGTCGAGAAGAACAGCACCACGAACCGCTCGTCGGTCCGCCGTGAGGACGCAGCGTCGTTGGCGGCGGCGGAGACGCTGGCGAACGACGATTAG
- the pan1 gene encoding proteasome-activating nucleotidase Pan1: protein MSDTVDDVDMPFDEESASQQEKVETLQERLEVLESQNEEMRDKLLDANAENNKYQQKLERLTHENKKLKQSPLFVATVQEITDEGVIIKQHGNNQEALTEVTDEMREELEPDCRVAVNNSLSIVKRLDNETDVRARVMQVDHSPDVTYEDIGGLEEQMQEIRETVEMPLDRPEMFAEVGIDPPSGVLLYGPPGTGKTMLAKAVANQTDATFIKMAGSELVHKFIGEGAKLVRDLFEVARENEPAVLFIDEIDAIASKRTDSKTSGDAEVQRTMMQLLAEMDGFDERGDIRIIAATNRFDMLDPAILRPGRFDRLIEVPKPNEEGREIIFQIHTRNMNVDDDVDFAELAELADNASGAEIKAICTEAGMFAIRDERTEIYMQDFVDAWEKIQAESDEDPDTSRAFA from the coding sequence ATGAGCGATACTGTGGACGACGTCGATATGCCATTCGACGAAGAGTCGGCGTCGCAGCAGGAGAAAGTCGAGACGCTCCAGGAGCGCCTGGAGGTCTTGGAATCCCAAAACGAGGAGATGCGAGACAAGCTCCTCGACGCGAACGCAGAGAACAACAAGTACCAGCAGAAGCTCGAGCGTCTCACTCACGAGAACAAGAAGCTGAAGCAGTCGCCGCTCTTCGTGGCGACGGTTCAGGAGATCACCGACGAGGGCGTCATTATCAAGCAGCACGGTAACAACCAGGAAGCCCTCACCGAGGTCACAGACGAGATGCGCGAGGAGCTGGAACCCGACTGCCGAGTCGCGGTCAACAACTCTCTCTCTATCGTCAAGCGCCTCGACAACGAGACGGACGTGCGGGCGCGGGTCATGCAGGTCGACCACAGCCCGGACGTCACCTACGAGGACATCGGCGGTCTCGAAGAGCAGATGCAGGAGATCCGCGAGACGGTCGAGATGCCGCTCGACCGTCCGGAGATGTTCGCCGAGGTCGGCATCGACCCGCCGTCCGGCGTGCTCCTCTACGGCCCGCCGGGCACCGGGAAGACGATGCTCGCGAAGGCCGTCGCGAACCAGACCGACGCCACCTTCATCAAGATGGCTGGCTCGGAACTCGTGCACAAGTTCATCGGTGAGGGCGCGAAGCTCGTCCGGGACCTCTTCGAGGTCGCCCGCGAGAACGAGCCTGCCGTGCTCTTCATCGACGAGATCGACGCCATCGCCTCGAAGCGGACGGACTCGAAGACCTCCGGCGACGCCGAGGTCCAGCGGACGATGATGCAGCTGCTGGCCGAGATGGACGGCTTCGACGAACGCGGCGACATCCGCATCATCGCGGCGACGAACCGCTTCGACATGCTCGACCCCGCCATCCTCCGCCCTGGTCGCTTCGACCGCCTCATCGAGGTACCGAAGCCCAACGAGGAGGGTCGTGAGATCATCTTCCAGATCCACACCCGCAACATGAACGTCGACGACGACGTCGACTTCGCGGAACTCGCCGAACTGGCCGACAACGCCTCCGGTGCGGAGATCAAGGCGATCTGTACGGAAGCCGGGATGTTCGCCATCCGCGACGAGCGGACGGAGATCTATATGCAGGACTTCGTCGACGCCTGGGAGAAGATCCAGGCCGAGAGCGACGAGGACCCCGACACCTCCCGCGCCTTCGCCTGA
- a CDS encoding DUF7331 family protein, which produces MSDHANDEQWDSPGASAPEAQADGVGTIESYDTDEGVVFYDSENPLAWVQASATVRLEESV; this is translated from the coding sequence ATGTCCGACCACGCCAACGACGAGCAGTGGGACAGTCCAGGAGCTTCGGCTCCTGAAGCACAGGCTGACGGGGTCGGGACAATCGAGTCGTACGACACCGACGAAGGGGTGGTGTTCTACGACTCGGAGAATCCGCTTGCATGGGTCCAGGCGTCGGCGACAGTTCGCCTCGAAGAGTCCGTCTAG
- a CDS encoding DUF7322 domain-containing protein: MAPDPWPDEPDEPDPEARWGDPEARWGDPERDLEKRVRIPEVSTPEPSGGSADPELSRAFWASVLFVNVAVFMLSLGPLLVFFRGRWTLGLGLVAGGVLLLGRTYQLYQSVADRSGSADADDTDDADADVDVDTDADADANADADANAEADSETDTDADDDSPERNP, encoded by the coding sequence GTGGCTCCCGACCCGTGGCCCGACGAACCGGACGAACCCGACCCCGAGGCACGCTGGGGAGATCCCGAAGCGCGCTGGGGGGATCCGGAACGCGACCTCGAAAAGCGCGTCCGTATCCCGGAGGTCTCGACTCCCGAGCCGAGCGGCGGTTCGGCGGACCCCGAACTCTCACGGGCGTTCTGGGCCAGCGTCCTCTTCGTCAACGTCGCCGTCTTCATGCTGAGTCTCGGGCCGCTTCTCGTCTTCTTCCGCGGCCGGTGGACGCTCGGACTCGGTCTCGTCGCCGGTGGCGTCCTGCTGCTCGGTCGGACGTACCAGCTCTATCAGTCGGTTGCGGATCGCTCGGGGAGTGCGGACGCAGACGACACAGACGACGCCGACGCAGACGTAGATGTAGACACCGACGCCGATGCAGACGCCAACGCGGATGCAGACGCCAACGCAGAAGCAGATTCTGAGACAGATACCGACGCAGACGACGACAGCCCCGAACGCAACCCCTAA
- a CDS encoding DNA polymerase domain-containing protein, which translates to MRQSGFGDFTGGDDDRPEAEAAAIAGNAGQSVDDVVDAADLKFPDADGSVDLAVTQVDYTIEGSGANEYPVIHVFGRTPDNEAEHVRVLGFRPYFYAPTDSLTDDKLDRDTITGTEDGFESIRGDELTRIYGRTPRDVGQMRDEFDHYEADILFPNRFLIDKDIGSGIRLPERRLDDGTLQVPHPEVEAVEVDADLRVNTFDIEVDDRNGFPEDGEEEIICLTSHDSYRDEYIAWHYVAPDGEGERPDSLPDYDAFREDTGIAVRTFDTEDAMLDAFIAYIEETDPDVFTGWNFEDFDAPYFLDRLELLNPTSDFDLSIGRLSRVGEVWRSGWGGPDIKGRVVFDLLYAYKSRQFTELDSYRLDAVGETELGAGKERYSGDIGDLWEQDPAKLLEYNVRDVELCVEIDRKQDIVSFYDEVSTFVGCKLEDAPTAGDAVDVYVLHKVHGKWALPSKGKQESEDYEGGAVFDPITGVKENVTVLDLKSLYPMCMVTVNASPETKVDPETYDGETFRAPNGTHFRQKPDGMIREMVDELLGEREEKKALRNEHEPGSEAYERFDQQQAAVKVIMNSLYGVLGWDRFRLYDKEMGAAVTATGREVINFTEQAANEIGYDVAYGDSVTGDRPVVVRDPSGTVRILPIEELFARGETDSEVLIAADGDVVASATPGKTRRTLEGWQALSVNEAGTPEWREITQAIRHETDKPIVNLQHKFGESTTTYDHSYVVPDGDGLANVSPDDVSEPYRVSGLPGVETVERIDVYDVLSGYEREYEDGRSVGRENAVTKEKRVHADDDYVWFGHEHHGDGDSTVKVKRFIDIDSEAGDALIRLLGAYVPEGSASTVETTTSKFGASIAESDREWLEQLQADYHRLFVNTTAGITASDSRSERTVEYETEEGASAVTYEDTTLKLQMMNELAAIFFREFAGQTSRGKRIPSFVFHLPEEKQDLFVTLLVEGDGSRKFPRYTDEYADRNFDFETTSRELVGGLSMLLTQRGQKHSLKYRDSKNSYTIRTCESYRAGRDPVLTEIDYDGYVYDLSVDSNENFVDAVGGVLLHNTDSVMLSLGPDVSKEEAIEQSFEIEEHINAAYDDFARDSLGADEHRFQIEFEKLYRRFFQAGKKKRYAGHIVWKEGKDVDDIDITGFEYKRSDIAPITKEVQKQVLEMIVHGEDVEDVKDYVHDVITDFLEGNMELDRIGIPGGIGKRLDSYDTDTAQVRGAKYANTMLGTNFQRGSKPKRLYLKKVHPAFFRRMEAEEGFDPQHDLLYAEFKRDPDVICFEYADQIPEEFEVDWETMLEKTLQGPIERVIEALGVSWDEVKSGQEQTGLGSFM; encoded by the coding sequence ATGAGACAGAGCGGATTTGGAGACTTCACAGGGGGTGACGACGACCGACCGGAGGCGGAGGCAGCTGCCATCGCGGGCAACGCCGGTCAGTCGGTCGACGACGTCGTCGACGCCGCCGACCTGAAGTTCCCCGACGCTGACGGCAGTGTCGACCTCGCGGTCACGCAGGTGGACTACACCATCGAGGGGTCGGGTGCCAACGAGTATCCCGTCATCCACGTCTTCGGCCGGACGCCCGACAACGAGGCCGAACACGTTCGCGTCCTCGGCTTTCGACCCTACTTCTACGCACCGACGGACTCGCTGACCGACGACAAACTCGACCGCGATACGATTACGGGGACCGAAGACGGCTTCGAGAGTATCCGCGGCGACGAGCTGACGCGCATCTACGGCCGGACGCCCCGCGACGTCGGCCAGATGCGTGACGAGTTCGACCACTACGAGGCCGACATCCTCTTTCCGAACCGATTTCTCATCGACAAGGACATCGGCAGCGGCATCCGCCTCCCCGAACGCCGCCTCGACGACGGTACCCTCCAGGTTCCCCATCCCGAGGTCGAGGCCGTCGAGGTCGACGCCGATTTGCGGGTGAACACTTTCGACATCGAGGTCGACGACCGAAACGGCTTCCCCGAGGACGGCGAGGAGGAGATCATCTGTCTCACCAGCCACGACTCCTACCGCGACGAGTACATCGCGTGGCACTACGTCGCCCCCGACGGCGAAGGCGAGCGTCCCGACTCGCTGCCCGACTACGACGCCTTCCGCGAGGACACGGGCATCGCCGTCCGGACGTTCGACACCGAGGATGCGATGCTCGATGCGTTCATCGCCTACATCGAGGAAACCGACCCGGACGTCTTCACCGGCTGGAACTTCGAGGACTTCGACGCGCCCTACTTCCTCGACCGACTGGAACTGCTGAACCCAACGAGCGACTTCGACCTCTCCATCGGCCGCCTCTCTCGCGTCGGCGAGGTCTGGCGGAGCGGCTGGGGTGGTCCAGACATCAAAGGGCGCGTCGTCTTCGACCTGCTGTACGCCTACAAGAGCCGGCAGTTCACCGAACTCGACTCCTACCGGCTCGACGCCGTCGGCGAGACCGAACTCGGCGCGGGCAAGGAACGCTACTCCGGCGACATCGGCGACCTCTGGGAGCAGGACCCTGCGAAACTACTGGAGTACAACGTTCGCGACGTGGAACTCTGTGTCGAGATCGACCGCAAGCAGGACATCGTCTCCTTCTACGACGAAGTGAGCACCTTCGTCGGCTGTAAACTGGAGGACGCACCGACGGCCGGCGACGCGGTCGACGTCTACGTCCTCCACAAGGTCCACGGCAAGTGGGCACTGCCCTCGAAGGGCAAACAGGAGTCCGAGGACTACGAGGGCGGGGCCGTCTTCGACCCCATCACCGGCGTCAAGGAGAACGTCACCGTGCTCGACCTGAAGTCGCTGTATCCGATGTGTATGGTGACGGTCAACGCGTCGCCCGAGACGAAGGTCGACCCCGAGACGTACGACGGGGAGACCTTCCGTGCGCCCAACGGGACGCATTTCAGACAGAAACCGGACGGCATGATTCGGGAGATGGTCGACGAGCTCCTCGGCGAGCGTGAGGAGAAGAAGGCCCTGCGGAACGAGCACGAACCCGGCAGCGAGGCCTACGAGCGGTTCGACCAGCAGCAGGCGGCAGTGAAGGTCATCATGAACTCGCTGTACGGCGTGCTGGGCTGGGACCGCTTCCGTCTCTACGACAAGGAGATGGGCGCGGCAGTCACCGCGACCGGTCGCGAGGTCATCAACTTCACCGAGCAGGCGGCCAACGAGATCGGCTACGACGTGGCCTACGGTGACAGTGTCACCGGCGACCGTCCAGTCGTCGTTCGTGACCCGAGCGGGACGGTTCGGATCCTCCCAATCGAAGAACTGTTCGCCCGCGGTGAGACCGACTCCGAGGTACTCATCGCCGCTGACGGTGACGTCGTCGCGAGTGCCACCCCCGGAAAGACTCGTCGGACACTGGAGGGGTGGCAAGCCCTCTCTGTGAACGAGGCGGGTACCCCCGAATGGCGAGAGATTACACAGGCTATCCGTCACGAGACCGATAAGCCGATCGTGAACCTCCAGCATAAGTTCGGCGAGTCGACGACGACCTACGACCATTCGTACGTGGTCCCTGACGGGGATGGACTTGCAAACGTCTCACCGGACGACGTGTCGGAACCGTATCGCGTTTCAGGACTGCCCGGAGTGGAGACCGTAGAGCGGATCGACGTCTACGACGTCCTCAGTGGGTACGAACGCGAGTACGAGGACGGCCGAAGCGTCGGGCGCGAGAACGCGGTGACGAAAGAAAAGCGTGTGCACGCAGACGACGATTACGTCTGGTTCGGCCACGAACACCACGGAGACGGAGATTCGACTGTCAAAGTCAAGCGCTTCATAGACATCGACAGCGAGGCTGGCGACGCGCTTATTCGACTCTTAGGCGCGTACGTCCCGGAAGGGAGCGCGTCCACGGTCGAGACGACCACGTCGAAGTTCGGAGCCAGTATCGCCGAATCCGACCGCGAGTGGTTGGAACAGCTCCAGGCGGATTATCACCGACTGTTCGTGAACACGACCGCTGGAATCACCGCGAGTGATTCACGGAGCGAGCGAACCGTCGAATACGAAACGGAGGAGGGGGCGTCCGCTGTGACGTACGAGGACACGACGCTGAAACTCCAGATGATGAACGAACTCGCAGCGATATTCTTCCGCGAGTTCGCTGGACAGACTTCACGCGGAAAACGAATCCCCTCGTTCGTCTTCCACCTCCCCGAGGAAAAACAGGATCTGTTCGTGACGTTGCTCGTCGAGGGTGATGGGTCTCGGAAGTTCCCCCGATACACAGACGAGTACGCGGACCGGAATTTCGACTTCGAGACGACGAGTCGAGAACTCGTCGGGGGGCTGTCGATGTTGCTCACCCAGCGAGGACAGAAGCATTCGCTCAAGTACCGCGACAGCAAGAACTCCTACACGATTCGGACGTGTGAGTCCTACCGCGCTGGTCGTGACCCCGTCCTGACGGAAATCGACTACGACGGTTACGTGTACGACCTGAGCGTCGACAGTAACGAGAACTTTGTCGACGCCGTCGGGGGGGTCCTGCTTCACAACACCGACTCGGTCATGCTCTCGCTCGGGCCGGACGTCTCGAAGGAGGAGGCTATCGAGCAGTCCTTCGAGATCGAGGAGCACATCAACGCCGCCTACGACGACTTCGCGCGTGACAGTCTGGGTGCCGACGAGCACCGCTTCCAGATCGAGTTCGAGAAGCTCTACCGCCGGTTCTTCCAGGCGGGCAAGAAGAAACGCTACGCGGGCCACATCGTCTGGAAGGAGGGCAAGGACGTCGACGACATCGACATCACGGGCTTCGAGTACAAACGCTCGGACATCGCGCCCATCACGAAGGAGGTCCAGAAGCAGGTCCTCGAGATGATCGTCCACGGGGAGGACGTCGAGGACGTGAAGGACTACGTCCACGACGTCATCACGGACTTCCTCGAAGGCAACATGGAACTGGACCGCATCGGTATCCCCGGCGGCATCGGCAAACGGCTCGACAGCTACGACACCGACACGGCGCAGGTCCGTGGCGCGAAGTACGCCAACACCATGCTCGGAACGAACTTCCAGCGTGGTTCGAAGCCGAAGCGGCTGTATCTGAAGAAGGTCCATCCGGCGTTCTTCCGGCGGATGGAAGCCGAGGAGGGCTTCGACCCGCAGCACGACCTCCTGTATGCGGAGTTCAAGCGCGACCCGGACGTCATCTGCTTCGAGTACGCCGACCAGATCCCCGAGGAGTTCGAAGTCGACTGGGAGACGATGTTGGAGAAGACGTTACAGGGACCCATCGAGCGGGTCATCGAGGCACTCGGCGTCTCGTGGGACGAGGTCAAGTCGGGCCAGGAGCAGACCGGTCTCGGGAGCTTCATGTAA
- a CDS encoding MarR family transcriptional regulator, with protein MSSSEAVTVDSTSDRWAPVRELPPSAKLVAKVLDYNDTLTQSQLAEETLLPPRTVRYALTRLEDEGVVDSRFSFSDARKRLYTLSL; from the coding sequence ATGAGCAGTTCAGAGGCAGTCACCGTCGACAGCACGTCGGACCGCTGGGCACCCGTCCGTGAGCTTCCACCCAGCGCGAAGCTCGTGGCGAAAGTCCTCGACTACAACGACACACTCACGCAGAGCCAACTCGCCGAGGAGACGCTGCTCCCGCCGCGGACAGTCCGCTACGCGCTGACCAGACTCGAAGACGAGGGCGTCGTCGACTCGCGCTTCTCCTTCTCTGACGCCCGCAAGCGGCTCTACACCCTCTCGCTCTGA
- the mre11 gene encoding DNA double-strand break repair protein Mre11 has product MTRVIHTGDTHIGYRQYHSPERRQDFLAAFEQVVDDAVADDVDAVVHAGDLFHDRRPDLQDLLGTLSALRTLSDAAIPFLAVVGNHESTRGGQWLDLFENLGLAVRLGADPYVLGDTAFYGLDHVPESRRDDLDYQFTPHDVDHAALVSHGLFTPFAHANWETETVLAESNVAFDAVLLGDNHKADEAQVDGTWVTYCGSTERASASEEPGRGYNVVTFDDGVDIRRRALDTRPFVFVDVDLAEGEGAERVREQVRQHDLDEAVVIVSITGDGDPVTPASIEEFATERGALIARVKDRREIDAAEVDLSVSFADPDDAVRERLSEMGLSQAGLDIDETVRASKTPDSKVREEVKARVDALVGDDGAFERAPGATDSGGNDGDDSDGSDDSDDSSETTDLDDVPDDVDAVQETTDLDDVPEEVESVDEADDVDGDADADDAADADDAADADETSTDDSDPVSNGQVSMEDFQ; this is encoded by the coding sequence ATGACACGGGTGATACACACCGGCGACACCCACATCGGGTATCGACAGTACCACTCGCCGGAGCGCCGCCAGGACTTCCTCGCTGCCTTCGAGCAGGTGGTCGACGACGCCGTCGCGGACGACGTCGACGCCGTCGTCCACGCGGGCGACCTCTTTCACGACCGCCGCCCCGACCTACAGGACTTGCTCGGCACGCTCTCGGCCCTCCGAACGCTCTCTGACGCAGCGATTCCCTTCCTCGCTGTCGTCGGCAACCACGAGTCGACGCGCGGCGGCCAGTGGCTCGACCTCTTCGAGAACCTCGGGCTGGCCGTCCGCCTCGGTGCGGACCCCTACGTGCTCGGCGACACGGCCTTCTACGGGCTGGACCACGTCCCCGAGTCCCGACGTGACGACCTCGACTATCAGTTCACGCCCCACGACGTCGACCACGCGGCCCTCGTGAGCCACGGTCTCTTTACCCCGTTCGCGCACGCGAACTGGGAGACCGAGACCGTCCTCGCCGAATCGAACGTCGCCTTTGACGCCGTCCTCCTCGGCGACAACCACAAAGCCGACGAGGCACAGGTCGACGGCACGTGGGTCACCTACTGTGGGTCGACCGAGCGCGCGAGCGCGAGCGAGGAACCCGGCCGCGGCTACAACGTCGTCACCTTCGACGACGGCGTCGACATCCGCCGCCGCGCGCTCGACACGCGACCGTTCGTCTTCGTCGACGTCGACCTCGCCGAGGGTGAAGGCGCGGAGCGCGTCCGTGAGCAGGTCCGCCAGCACGACCTCGACGAGGCGGTGGTCATCGTCAGCATCACCGGCGACGGCGACCCGGTGACCCCGGCCAGTATCGAGGAATTCGCCACGGAACGCGGCGCCCTCATCGCCCGCGTCAAGGACCGCCGCGAGATCGACGCGGCCGAGGTGGACCTCTCGGTCAGCTTCGCCGACCCCGACGACGCCGTCCGCGAGCGGCTCTCCGAGATGGGGCTCTCGCAGGCCGGTCTCGACATCGACGAGACGGTCCGCGCGAGCAAGACGCCCGACAGCAAGGTCCGCGAGGAGGTGAAAGCCCGCGTCGACGCGCTCGTCGGTGACGACGGAGCCTTCGAGCGCGCGCCGGGTGCCACGGACAGCGGCGGCAACGACGGCGATGACAGCGACGGGAGCGATGACAGCGACGACAGCAGTGAGACCACGGACCTCGACGACGTTCCGGACGACGTCGACGCAGTCCAGGAGACCACCGATCTCGACGACGTGCCCGAAGAAGTCGAATCGGTAGACGAGGCCGACGATGTCGACGGGGACGCTGACGCCGACGACGCCGCTGACGCCGACGACGCCGCTGACGCCGACGAGACCAGCACCGACGACTCGGACCCCGTGAGCAACGGCCAGGTCTCCATGGAGGACTTCCAATGA